The Plodia interpunctella isolate USDA-ARS_2022_Savannah chromosome 22, ilPloInte3.2, whole genome shotgun sequence genome includes the window aagaaacaataatggtaagccgatcttgcatgatagggaccaacactgttcaaattagtttctttcggcatttcttctcagcagtggtcgttccgaaatgccagtagtttgtagcttgtgagaaataactataaatataaatttaaaatcactttttctcgtcaatttttaaattgacgagtaaaagtgcctgtgaaggtctaatttctgaatgaatgatttgaatttgaatttgacgaAATGTATTCAttgatatatgtttttaatgtttctttGCAGGCCAATGGGAGAAGCTGCCGCTCTGGACGCTGGAGCGCGAGTTAGTGCTGCAAGACATTGCGGAAAAGGAGAGCATCAAGGTGCTCGAGAAGGCAACCGTGCCCATCGTCAAGATGACCGACAAGTACTCGGACGTCAAGGTGAGGCTCTCAAGACGGAACCACCTTCACATGttttttcgattttgttttaatttactgGGTTTAATGGGTAGATTTTATTAGCTTTCCTCTCTTATCTCCACGTGTTCCTGGTGGATAGAGTGGGACGGGGAGGGACGTCTAGGGCGGGGCCACAAACCACGGGGACGTCAAGACTTTATTACTTTCAAATGGGCTCCATATAAccatataatacttttttcagGTGGACATATCTTTTAACATGAGCAGTGGAGTCAAAAGTGCTGAACTAATTAAGCATTTTAAGGTTAGTTAATtcatctttaaataaaaagcaattaaTATACTAcgtaaaaatatcttaataaaaGTACAGGAGTTGACCTGGCGCACACCAGTTCCTATATAGATGAGAACGACTCGAAAGCCATTTTACATCAACAGaataaagttttcattttaaatatgtgaTACCAAATGTGTTCAATTGTATTAGTTTgtttaagttattatatatggGTTGATTATGTAATTGGAGGTAGATATTGATAAACAACAAAGTCGAATGCCTTCGATGAATCGAAAAATATGATGGCAACCATTTAGGTTGCCAAACTTCAAAAACTCTTACACGTACATAATACGACAATATATTTCagaaaaacttactttcccaGCTTTTCTCTGTCATAACGAGGATAATACTTTGTGATTTGTTGGTTTAACTGACAACGACTACAACGCCCCCATTTATATTCTCGTCTTTTGTTCTAGTTGTTATTGCAACATAACTCTAAATTGACATCAATAGTAGacaatgaatgaaaaaaattcacaaatatttgtccagTACAAGTGATAATTTATTGTGGTGTAGTCAACCACATATGCATGTGGCTTGTGTGGCTCTATACAGAGATCTTTACGAGGCGGTAATAACAACGAATGTGCAATTAGGTAATTTGTGTAGATTGATGTGTTGGTGactgtacatataaaatgtgtgGACAGCTGCGCTTTCGGCCTTGGTACGGTGAAATAGTTTGCATAAAATTCGTATTAGCTTCGATTAATGATGACATTTTTTGTCGAAAAAATATGGTACAGGTTTGCCATTATGTTGTAACGCCTATAAATGTGGcaagattataaaaaaatgcaaattctgtatttaaatatctatctatcgaTCCAGGATTAGAGGCGATATTCAAGGTTAGATGTgggcaaaaaaataaaataaaatgaaaatccaACAGTCCTTTTTCAGTATTGACTTCTAAAACACGCAAAAACAACAAGGATTTTTACTGAATCTACAACAATTCTCTCCCACAGGAAAAATACCCAGTGCTCTCCCGCCTCGTGATGGTTTTGAAGCAGTTCCTCCTCCAACGTGACCTCAACGAGGTCTTCACTGGCGGCATCTCCTCCTACTCCCTCATACTCATGTGCATCAGCTTCCTGCAACTGCATCCGAGGCCAGAGAGACTGCGCCAGCCACATAACCTCGGAGTACTCTTGATTGAGTTCTTCGAGCTCTACGGAAGGAAGTTTAATTACGTCAAGACGGCGATTCGGGTCAAGAACGGGGGCTCCTACGTCTCGAAGGATGATATTCAAAAGGTAATATCTGTtgtatatgatttattttatagtgatTTGCGATATTCCCGATACGATACGACATTGGAACCTTCAAGAAATAGGTCCACTAGAAAGGCCGGTAAGTGCAGTTGTTTCCGGGTTTCTTCCTCTTCGGGGCACTACCCGAATGAATATAGATTGtgtagtttgtatgtgagGTTTTTTAAGTTTAGGAAAAAGCAGCAATGTATGTTGACGAAACCTCCAAACTGTTTGTTGATAGTGTATAGCCAGCATACACAAAGTTAGAGGGTAGTGAAATCAAGCAACTGCTTTCATCGCGACAAGATGCCATGGGTCGCTGCGTCATGGCTGCGACCACTACAAATGCAAAACCCTCGAAACGTCAGCTGCAAAAGTCCTAGcaactacttaattaaatcgaacattacttttattatcgtcTGAGACCATAATCCTACACAATTTGTGCTATCGTTATCTGCTAATTTTTGCAATGATAGGGATATGATtcattactattatattatgtcaaatttatacatttatattaattaactagCTGCGTGCCGGGGTTTCAATCTCGCGGGAATATTGGGCTAATAACTACCATCACATGTTATGTGACTCAGGTATTTTATAGCTTCCAACTGTTGAAAGtattttggaaatcggttaagtagttattatttactagctgcgccccggggcttcgctcttgtgaaaaattaaagataataaataccaTGCggtattccaggttatattctactcgtgtaccaaatttcataacaatccgttcgATTTTGCATGACAGagacatacacacatacgCGTATtcttgtgtgtatgtatgtttgttgcacaaactttcgcatttataatattaataagattgTTAACTAGTTTATGAAAAGATAAACATTATACATTGTTATCGATTATgtcatatttgtttatgtacatAGTTGCATACGCtagtgtatgtatatatatgtagagagagagagagagagagagagagagagagagagagagagagagagagagagaagattgccatgtttttgatgaagtatattatgtaggaAATTCTTCTTGCCTATGTTGAAATGTTGAGTTCTATATAGCGACgtatacatagataaataaatatgtacaaatatatagtatataaccGGGTTATATATGGCTGAGATAAGactaatagataattttataattaggcCACTAGAATTGCACAATATTACACTAAGGTGGAATTTTGTTCTAGTGCTCCTAAGTTTGTTCATATCTCTCGAGTCGTTATTTTAATTCAGGTTAAAAGTCATAAGATCAGACATATTTGTAACAGATTTGTAATAGTTATCAATACGTTTCTCGTACAGGAGATGAACGACGGCCACCGCCCCTCGCTGCTGTGCATTGAGGACCCGCTGACGCCGGGCAACGACATCGGCCGCTCCAGCTACGGCGCGATACAAGTCAAACAGGTGGGCTACTTAGCGGGccctgggctctgacgctTTGCGGCTGAGGAAGCAAGGGAACTcgcttagatgagagagaggtaACGCGATTATGAAGctattttgtttggttaatcgtgttttatatctgtatttttttatcggcatacggatcacaatcattaatatcaataatagTCATATTTATGGTCCAAATTCAAGCTAATGCAAGATTGTCCaatatttaagatatttaataagaaaaaaaaaaaaaagaaattttacaGTATTAACATCTCTGGTAGAAAAATTCATAGGCTTATAAGTCCGCCGTGTACATTTCttgtaatcaatttttatttgtatatttaggCACATCCACGacataaacacaaaacaatcAACATATGAAGAACtttttctttacaataatGAAAGACGTGCACAACATTCTATATCAATTtgctattaataatttttaggttacattttaacaaatattctaatttaaacgttaatattaaaataaaatgtattagaataaataaagtaaaataactgGGCGTGCCCCCAGGCGTTCGACTACGGTTACATCAGCCTGCAGCAAGCGGTGGGTCCGCACGCGCACGCGGCGCTGCTGCTGCGGCACAGCGTGCTGGGGAGGATCGTCAGGGTCACCGACCACGTGCTGCAGTACAGGTATCCGAACTCAGTCACAGTGTTCCACTATCCCCGAATTACAGTCAGTCAGGATTTCGATAGGACAATGATAGTGTTGCCGAGATGAGGTATTTTATGGCTGAGATGGAAACCGGGAACACACTCGTATCAGAGAGATAACATTgtattttaactaatattataaatgcgaaagtaagtttgttacctcttcacgctccgTCTACaaaaccaatcttcttgacattttgcatacatgtagtttgaagtatggagaaggacatagggtgcctttcatctcggaaaaataactgtttccgtgATAAATTTACGCAAACGAATCCGCTGGCAAATAGctagtttttatatacaaaatgataAACCTGCTATAGGTCGTACGAACTCATGTTACCACTTCCTACGTACGTATTTTGTAACTCTAGTCAGACTGCACTACTTTTTCGTGTAATAAAGCAAAGATCAACATAACTATATAGTCGGCGGACGAGTACAATAAAATGAGAGGTAGGAGATTTCCACACGATCAATCGATGACGGTCAAAAGATGTCGGGGTGTAGACAGAATTTATTGACCCACTCATATCTTCtatttcgctcatacaagaacGAGATGTGCGCTTTACAAATACATGAGAAGAAACAAGACAGCGCTGACATCTTTTCTCTCTCATATTGTACCAATCTATTACCACATTAGCCGGACTTGGTTGGGAAGTTGTATGGAATCTTCTATATAATTAGGTTACACTTGTCTGTCTAGTTTTCTTGATTTTTGTTGACAGCCGATCTTAATTTCTTCTCTTTCCTTTATTCATTCAGCTTCGTAATATAAGCTGTACTAAAGAGTTATCAATGGATtcgtcatattattataaactcaAGTTGTCGGACTTGACGTTCCGATTTGCGACTGCTAAGAcccacatttgttaattgaggTATTTGAGGACAAACCTGCGAAAGGAAACTGCTGAAGTTTGATGCGATTTTTGCGCTGTAAACTTAGTTCTAAGTAAatgtttgacgtcaataagtgatgtatataatTCTGAGTTGGAtaaagaatttagaatttgcgatatatgtataaaatgtgtTGTGCAGGCGGTGGGTGCGGGACACGTTCGAGCCGTACTTCTTCCCGCATCGGCGGCCTTCCAGCCGCGACCTCGACCCCGACACTGACACCGAACACGAACAGGTCTATCTCACTGTCATTCACTATGTTTCACTTTGTTTCaaacatcattttccatcttgattTGAGTGAGAATTGTTTCCATGACCTTCaatgtagcagtccggcacgATGACCATCTAATGAGAACAAGATGAGAGCTAACAATGAGTATCCGTTAACTTCTTGTTATACATCAGATATTTGtcttgtattatatttatttatttatgttaatgttTGCACGTTAGCGCTTCGCGCGCGATTTAACTGTTTACTATCGGagtagataattatataaaaagtttttttgaaagtaaaatttacGAATCAAAACTCGTCGAAGAAATGTCGTTTACGACAtcagaaggcctaccacgaaacaacACGTGGCACATTACCGACTCTATTTCCCACATCGTGTAAAAGAAGGAGAGTAGTCTAGCCGCCGCGTGCCCCCAGGAGTGGTCGGACAGCTCAGCGCCGCGCACGTCGCCGCCGCCGCTGTCCGCGCTGCAGTGCTCCTCGCCCACGCCGCGACGCGTGTCCGCGCACCAGAGCCTCATCATACACCACATTACTAGCAACTCCGACTTCAACAACATACCCTCAGGTGACTGTCGGCCACTGCTCATCTATACGAACTTCCGAATActcaatcaaatcatttattcagaaattaggctaATTAATCGAAGTACTTTTGGttcaaattaaagtaaaatattaaccaCGAAAgttatttagtaaaaagtttaatttatataaacgcTTGTTAActtattgtttacaaataagGAGGCTAACACGAGTTAGCCGCTGAGGGCTGATGTGCCAGAAAGTTGATTTCgcttcaaaattttgattgaTAACTAAACCTTCGCTGGTGTTAGCCCACATTAAAAAGGAACATAAATGGGAGTGGCCTTTCTACGGGGATTCCTAAGATTTTTTTCACGCAAATAGACCTTTTATTGGACCTATGTCCTCGTGCAAGCTACAAAGAACCGAGCCATGACGCGCGAATTACAGAtgcaatgtaaaaaataaataataataaaaatattattcaagacAACTCACTGAATGTCCTACAATgggttttaataaataactcaaAAACGATGTTTACCTACTGAAACATTACGACAAACTtactagtttttaatattctatattcATGAAGTAGCAGCTAtcaaaaaagtgtttttactatacaaaataattgtaatctCTCTCCTCCACTGTAAAAACAAACGTTTCTaacaaaataacacatttacaGGCGTAATCCAACGCTACGGCGGCAACAACCAATCGGACAAGCGCACGCCTCGCAACGGCAACGGGAACAGCAACGGCAACGGGAAGCAGCGACGATACTCGCCCCCGCGCAGGACGTCAGACTCGCGGCACAAGAAGCGCAGGCAATACGCGCAGCCGCGATGATAACGTGCCGCGTAACACTATACATACGTTATATAACGAGTTATTAACGACATAAcgttattaacaaaataacgtTTAACGTAACGTTGCCGGTGTAGTGGTTGAATAGACGATTTCGTTCGAAATAACTAGTTATTACGTAATGTGCAGCTGTGATGGGTCGATATTTCAATAGACGTTTTTGTTATGATAGCGTTACACGTAGACATTTTCGTTGCTAACGTAAAGTTATCGTTTgaagatataattattataagtctATGCTGACTCTGTGTATTCGTATTTGCAGACAATCGTCTTACATTGCCTAGTTTCGTATATTTTCAATGCATAGCTCACTTTAAAACTAAGCAGTGTAGGTCGATTGCGAACATTTAATTGGCATGAAAATCAGCATTTTATCTGTAACGTAGCACAGCCTCATAGCTGTAactaactttattttacaacttGTATAAGATAGTGCCTCTATCTgtcaatattgtaaattttgcagacataataacataacaaaagtaacgttatttttataactattacGTTAACTGTTTACATTATATGAAATTGCGTCGCTGAAGGTTTGATGCTATCGCTCGACCCGTTGCTCTACAAGTTGGTAGACTGGTTGCGATCGATACAGGGTTGGTTGTGAGGGGTGGTTTCGAGGTTGGATTTCAGCAAGTAAGAGTGTGTGGTCGAGGGACGCCTGGCGCCGGCCTCGGGTCCGTGGCATGGCTTCACACAATTCTTATGACGTCTTCGTCGTCTTttgttttgacgtccgtcgacggattTCTACGCACGTCCACGTCGAACCCTATTGAAAGTAACGTAACAATGTAGTGGCGACGCGTTACGTCGACGCAACGGAGCATTGGTCTGTGCCCTTAGTTCCGAACGTCTTGCAGAGTGATAACTTGTTGTACCCGGGATCGGCTCCCGacaagggaactcctcaatggttTCCTGCACGGACATGAGATTTTTTGTGCTTGAAGAGAGAATTCTCACTATTTATGAATATCAGTCATGCCATTAGGACCCCATTGAGGCTTTTGCTCAGGGTTGTCGATTAAAACATGTTAGGAAGTGTGGAATGGGTCAATGCCGGGCCGCCTTCCCCGGATTGAACCCATCTCCACaagtaaataagaaattaacaaCTGACGAAGTGGGAAATCTATTTGCAGATATAACGCGTCCAGTAGATATCACttagagtgagttgcaccagtcaactttgatgttaaattTGCCCTGCGCGACGGGCGACGGCCCCGATTAGATAAAGTTGCGTAATTTGCGTTGATGTGCGCAGGTTAActttaacgtcaaaattgactggcgCAACGCACCCTTAGTCCACAATCTCGGGAATAGGGAAATAATCTTTTAGAGCTCCATAAGGACTATTCATTCCTAGAAGTATCCAATGCtcgaaaacatatttttaaatatcgtaAAAAGTTCGCAATTTGTGATTTATATGTTTTCTAAAGCTACCTGTGTTCTAGGATTTTACTCCCGCGGGATTTCGGGACAATAAGTGCCCAATATTACAAGTTTTACATCCCCCTGTcactaattattaaattcagcAAACTTCCCGTATGTAGTAAGGGCCACTTGCagcaaaattacaaatttctcGATTTCTATTAAAAGTAGCATCAGTGCTAATCTTAACTTGCACCTGAAACGATTGTCTTGCACACGTGATTGTCGGGCTAGATTATGTTAAATCAAGATTTATATGTCATTCGGTCGCCATTCATTCTTTTTGTTCCGTTTTCAATAGATATTGTTGTTGTCTTGCTTTCTCAACATCTCAGTCTCCCTCTGCCTGTCATGTCATATGTCAAAATCTCTagttaaaatgttgaagagGTCAAAACACATAattttagcaataaaatatataaatttagtaaataaactcACCTAGAAcctctaataatatattaagctataaatatctaaaaaaattgctcatcaagtataaatatgtctttaaataaaattataattgctaaatagtaaatataattttattttcactgaaAAATTAAGATCTCGATTTAGCGACTTTAAACCGGCCTCGAAGTCAGATTAATTTTGACGTTTATTTGAATCGAGAAACAAGCTACATCGGTTATATTATATGCAAGATGCTAAACGCTTTTTAAGCTTAATTggcgtatttttttatttaaatcgagATTTAACTACGTGCTGCAAATTGGGACTAAGAAATCTAAATATCGTCACTTATACTTTTACGTATATACTtaacaaattacaatattagtaggtacaacATTACAAATTCCACGAACATCTTCAGTTGGACTCTTTCCACTGGCCGTGTTATACAAAGTCATATCTGGAAGGATTATAGGACACactaacaatttttaaagatatattgtTTTAGATCAAATCTTgtcttttgtttgaaaaagtCTACTGTTATTTCAGCTACATCAACTCGCGCATCATCCTAACCCTGCAAGAAGACGTTTtttgaaaagtgagctttatAACGTCCCCTGTAGACATAGTTTGGTTTGACAACGTATTAGCCGAATACTCGCTGTCGGTTCTCgtcttgtcaatgtaaagtatgcCTGTAGAGGACGCcttaaagctcacttttcaatgaaaGCTATCGTGCCAGGTGAGAGCGCAGGGCGGTAGAAGTGTGCTATTACTTTTAATGTCGATAATCTACTCTAATTAACTAGATCGTCccactgaaatatatatacgcGTATGTGTAAATGTAAACTAAGTCCGCGCCACGAAAAAGTCTACAGCTCTACAGTCGCTGACAACAACGTGGGCGATCTGTTATTGACAGCTCAGCCACATGATATTTTTCGTATCGTGAACTCTACGTAGGTTTCCCTACGCCTTTACCGGAAAATAAGTCACGCAGGAAAATTATCCTTACCAGTCGTGACACTGACAACACtatgtcaattttaaatgACAAGGCTGTATAATTTGCCGGTTTTGTTTCGCATGTCAAGACGAATTTGTTGAACAAATAAGCAACAAATAACATAAGTCCACAAGCGCATTGCTGCACTAAACGGACCGCGCACATGCTTTgcattttgcaaataaattgtcacagacattaccatttttttagtaattacaaattatttactcGTTTTGTCTAAACGCTGGCACACGAACATGACATgccttttttgaaatatatttgtttcataatcAATACTTATCTAAACACGtaatattaaatcataaattaattgtataatttatgatttataaaataattaagttgtaATGTCCAGacatatagatttttaaagtgcatatttcaataaagaaGCTTGTTGAGGCAGTTAACCTTTTTTGAACATCGAATCGTGCtattacataatacttatataaaaatacgattttaaaaaagctGGCAacctaagaaataaataaaaaatacattcgtAATGTCTTCATTTATCGAGATATCAATATCCTGGGCTTTAACTATCTTTTACTCATATTACATAAGCTTGGGTGCTCTCGATTCTGTTGCACAGctgattttattgaattggACATTCGACAATTTGTTTAGTTTGTTACTCCACTACTGAAAGAAGGTAACTTAATCcgtttctaaatttaaaattcctaGTTCGATCTAATTCTAACATTGCGTAATATCAActccaaataaattatttaaaaagctatTAATTATAAGCCAGTCATTAATTTAATCGTTATCATTTGattgtttttagttttgttttaaattattttagttttgttctAATAGTTTAGTAgctgttaaaaaattatttagaattgatattttttttactggtaattaattaaaagtaaatttaaaactgaatTATCAGATATCTTACACGTACATCATTATAAAGTATTGCAAGCTAAATTATCCCCTATGTCTCCCTAACTTAGGGGCGAGAACCGTAGTCATACGCATTAAGTCCTAAAAGTTGGCTGGGGACCACTAAAACCGAGACATGTGTTAATTGCGGTGAATGAGAAATATAATGTTCTCAAGCTGtagtttatgtatttgtaaccTGTAACTTGGGAGTCGATTCTGCTTACGCTTGCTCATAATCATGTCTCAATGGCTCTTTCCACATCTTCTGGAATCAATATTCCAGAAGATGTGGAAAGGGCCAttaaaatcgattttgattttaagttagtGGAATTGACACTCCGTTATTATGGCGAAAATATAGTATGTGGATTGTCAATATAGCAATGTCGttaaagtacaaaatattcatatttttaattacaaatgttGCAGTATATAACAGcgtctaataatataaatatagggaTGTGTATTTCGAGGccgttattaaaatatgcccAGCCCAGtagctttaaattaaaaatgtaaataggacgacacaaaaatgttaaaaattgaaCGCAAATACAGACATGTCAACCATGTTggattaattttgtatatgaagttaaattaaattatttgacacattaaaaaatcatatatttttgaaatccgaGTCTAATTGGTGAAATATGCATTTAGTATAAGACTGTTGCCCGGCTGATTCTCTcgtgtataaaatatgttacaatatAGAAGTTCATCACGTCACAGGCATGTATTCCAATATCTTCGACGCAGT containing:
- the LOC128679989 gene encoding non-canonical poly(A) RNA polymerase protein Trf4-1-like, whose protein sequence is MDPAVAWYQPEQEGPAKRLWLRIWETQSEIDKMNLKNLENANPNVNKAQDFIPINDVNGENRNNNYFNPARRKMNDNRASTFNLNKNHDALIGEFGGCPWRIPNYMYKPGILGLHEEIEHFYNYMSPTETEHMVRTTVVARIRSAILSLWPQARVEVFGSFRTGLYLPTSDIDLVVIGQWEKLPLWTLERELVLQDIAEKESIKVLEKATVPIVKMTDKYSDVKVDISFNMSSGVKSAELIKHFKEKYPVLSRLVMVLKQFLLQRDLNEVFTGGISSYSLILMCISFLQLHPRPERLRQPHNLGVLLIEFFELYGRKFNYVKTAIRVKNGGSYVSKDDIQKEMNDGHRPSLLCIEDPLTPGNDIGRSSYGAIQVKQAFDYGYISLQQAVGPHAHAALLLRHSVLGRIVRVTDHVLQYRRWVRDTFEPYFFPHRRPSSRDLDPDTDTEHEQEWSDSSAPRTSPPPLSALQCSSPTPRRVSAHQSLIIHHITSNSDFNNIPSGVIQRYGGNNQSDKRTPRNGNGNSNGNGKQRRYSPPRRTSDSRHKKRRQYAQPR